A single Manduca sexta isolate Smith_Timp_Sample1 chromosome 11, JHU_Msex_v1.0, whole genome shotgun sequence DNA region contains:
- the LOC115443028 gene encoding protein TIS11 isoform X2, with protein MNGNLASALGPVGGSAVSSSVTWDQHSVLARVASVPAHRALAGILDRLSHRRLERTTSEPAPPPPATSRYKTELCRPFEEAGVCKYGDKCQFAHGVRELRNLQRHPKYKTELCRTFHSVGFCPYGPRCHFVHNAEEARRREPPSPGGSLASLSSGGSLGSFMSDGSRSPRSPHSPHTPQSPLAPQSPNAPHSPPALSPPAHATAFAFRRTHSPDPEDERLPVFNRLSSALGDLVIA; from the coding sequence ATGAACGGCAACCTTGCTAGTGCGCTCGGTCCGGTGGGCGGCAGCGCAGTGTCCAGCAGCGTCACCTGGGACCAGCATTCGGTGTTGGCGCGAGTGGCGTCGGTGCCCGCACATCGCGCCCTCGCCGGCATCCTCGACCGCCTCAGCCACCGCCGCCTCGAGCGCACCACCAGCGAGCCGGCGCCGCCGCCACCAGCCACCAGCCGCTACAAGACCGAACTATGCCGCCCCTTTGAAGAGGCCGGAGTCTGCAAATATGGCGACAAGTGCCAATTCGCCCACGGGGTCCGCGAGCTGCGGAACTTGCAGCGTCACCCAAAATACAAAACGGAGCTGTGCCGTACTTTCCACTCGGTGGGTTTCTGTCCGTACGGTCCGCGCTGCCACTTCGTGCACAACGCGGAGGAGGCGCGCCGCAGGGAGCCGCCGTCGCCAGGCGGTTCGCTGGCGTCGCTGTCGTCGGGAGGGTCGCTGGGCTCGTTCATGAGCGACGGGTCGCGGTCGCCCCGCTCGCCGCACTCGCCGCACACGCCGCAGTCGCCGCTGGCGCCGCAGTCTCCGAACGCGCCGCACTCGCCGCCGGCGCTGTCGCCGCCCGCGCACGCCACTGCCTTCGCGTTCCGCCGCACGCACTCTCCGGACCCGGAGGATGAGCGGCTGCCCGTGTTCAACCGCCTGTCGTCGGCACTCGGCGACCTCGTGATCGCTTAA
- the LOC115443028 gene encoding protein TIS11 isoform X1, with translation MMSTAIMHQSALYEFGDLIFKNQTRPVQTMNGNLASALGPVGGSAVSSSVTWDQHSVLARVASVPAHRALAGILDRLSHRRLERTTSEPAPPPPATSRYKTELCRPFEEAGVCKYGDKCQFAHGVRELRNLQRHPKYKTELCRTFHSVGFCPYGPRCHFVHNAEEARRREPPSPGGSLASLSSGGSLGSFMSDGSRSPRSPHSPHTPQSPLAPQSPNAPHSPPALSPPAHATAFAFRRTHSPDPEDERLPVFNRLSSALGDLVIA, from the coding sequence AATCAAACTCGGCCAGTGCAGACTATGAACGGCAACCTTGCTAGTGCGCTCGGTCCGGTGGGCGGCAGCGCAGTGTCCAGCAGCGTCACCTGGGACCAGCATTCGGTGTTGGCGCGAGTGGCGTCGGTGCCCGCACATCGCGCCCTCGCCGGCATCCTCGACCGCCTCAGCCACCGCCGCCTCGAGCGCACCACCAGCGAGCCGGCGCCGCCGCCACCAGCCACCAGCCGCTACAAGACCGAACTATGCCGCCCCTTTGAAGAGGCCGGAGTCTGCAAATATGGCGACAAGTGCCAATTCGCCCACGGGGTCCGCGAGCTGCGGAACTTGCAGCGTCACCCAAAATACAAAACGGAGCTGTGCCGTACTTTCCACTCGGTGGGTTTCTGTCCGTACGGTCCGCGCTGCCACTTCGTGCACAACGCGGAGGAGGCGCGCCGCAGGGAGCCGCCGTCGCCAGGCGGTTCGCTGGCGTCGCTGTCGTCGGGAGGGTCGCTGGGCTCGTTCATGAGCGACGGGTCGCGGTCGCCCCGCTCGCCGCACTCGCCGCACACGCCGCAGTCGCCGCTGGCGCCGCAGTCTCCGAACGCGCCGCACTCGCCGCCGGCGCTGTCGCCGCCCGCGCACGCCACTGCCTTCGCGTTCCGCCGCACGCACTCTCCGGACCCGGAGGATGAGCGGCTGCCCGTGTTCAACCGCCTGTCGTCGGCACTCGGCGACCTCGTGATCGCTTAA